In Rhodospirillum rubrum ATCC 11170, a genomic segment contains:
- the hisI gene encoding phosphoribosyl-AMP cyclohydrolase, with amino-acid sequence MKNTSALAETAALWAAVRFTADGLVPVIAQQHDSGEVLMMAWMNREALEETLVTGKACYWSRSRGRLWRKGESSGQTQKVLALRLDCDGDTILLLVDQTGVACHTGRRSCFFNEVGPTGEITVVSAPLVTPEALYGAEGHSHP; translated from the coding sequence ATGAAGAACACCTCCGCCCTCGCCGAAACCGCCGCCCTATGGGCGGCGGTGAGGTTCACCGCCGATGGATTGGTGCCGGTCATCGCCCAGCAGCATGACAGCGGCGAGGTTCTGATGATGGCCTGGATGAACCGCGAGGCCCTTGAGGAAACCCTGGTGACTGGCAAGGCCTGTTACTGGTCGCGCTCGCGCGGACGGCTGTGGCGCAAGGGCGAAAGCTCGGGCCAGACCCAGAAGGTCCTGGCGCTCCGCCTCGATTGCGACGGCGACACCATCTTGCTGCTTGTCGACCAGACGGGCGTGGCCTGCCATACCGGGCGGCGCAGTTGCTTTTTCAACGAGGTCGGGCCGACAGGCGAGATCACCGTGGTCAGCGCGCCGCTGGTCACCCCCGAAGCCCTGTACGGCGCGGAAGGACACTCCCACCCATGA